A genomic region of Trifolium pratense cultivar HEN17-A07 linkage group LG3, ARS_RC_1.1, whole genome shotgun sequence contains the following coding sequences:
- the LOC123916346 gene encoding putative disease resistance RPP13-like protein 1, whose amino-acid sequence MAATLVGGAFLSASVQTMIDKLTSTEFRDYINNTKLNVSFLKQLQTTLPVLQAVLDDADEKQINNRAVKQWLDDLKDAIYDAEDLLNQISYDSLRCKVENDQSANKTNQVWNFLSSPFKNIYGEINSQMKAMCDSLQLFAQHKDILGLQTKTGKVSGRNPSSSLVNESIMVGRKDDEETIMNMLLSENNTSNNKIGAVAILGMGGVGKTTLAQLVYNDVKVQEHFDLKAWACVSDDFDILRVTKTLLESVTSKAWESNNLDFLRVELKQNLRDKRFLVVLDDLWNDNYNDWDELVAPLINEKSGSRVIITTRQEKVANIARTFPIHKLEPLSDEDSWSLLSKHAFGGEDFCVTKFSHLETIGRKIAKKCGGLPIAAKTVGGILRSKVDSTYWKTILRSDIWKIENDNILPALRLSYQYLPSHLKRCFAYCSIFPRDHVLDRKQLVLLWMAEGFLEHSQGEEAAEQVGDDYFAELLSRSLIQQLPGDFSVLPGDFSGQMYVMHDLVNDLATTVSGKSCYRLEYDGETSENVRHLSYNQKTYDIFKKFKTCFKFKSLRSFLPIGGWGGNCLSSKVVIDLIPTLGMLRVLSLSNYQNITMLPDSIGSLVQLRYLDLSCTKITSLPNTICNLYNLQTLNLSQCSNLTKLPEHVGKLINLRHLDIDLTSITELPKQIVELENLQTLTVFVVGKQNVGLSVRELGRFPNLRGKLFIKNLQNINDVVEAYDTNLKSKEHIEELTLQWGIESDDSLKGKEVLDMLQPSVNLKKLKIDLYGGTSFPSWLGNSSFSNMVSLCIDNCAYCMTLPPLGQLPSLKDLQITRIMILETIGQELYGIVGGGSNSSFQPFPSLEKLVIEEMPNWKEWLPFQDNLIPFPLLKTLVLSKCPKLMGHLPSHLSSIEAIEIHSCDNLLVTPSIQPWLSSIKRLFIGRDWDFESKTESTQRLLLESDSPCLLHDNMIESCNMLLSIPKLIINNTCLRDLYLYGLQSLTAFPKKGLPTSLKSLCVHECDNLTFLPPETWRNYTSLVTLELHRSCHELTSFPLNCFPTLQWLEISACRSLESIFISETSPFSLSTLQYLYVSSCEALKSLPQRMDTLTALESMALFNFPKLKLSFLEQAVLPPNLRRFIVVNSVRITKPVTEWGLQGLTTLSKLRIGGDDIVNMFLKERKLPISLVSLNIENLSETKSIEGNGLRHLSSLESLCFDGCSELVSLPEKSLPSSLKSLYFNFCRKLETLPEDSLPSSLELLHIDGCPLLEERYKTKEHWSNIAHIPVIEINDQVTI is encoded by the coding sequence ATGGCTGCAACTTTGGTCGGAGGTGCATTTCTCTCTGCTTCTGTCCAAACAATGATAGACAAATTAACTTCAACTGAGTTTCGTGATTATATCAACAACACGAAGCTGAATGTCTCATTCTTGAAACAGTTACAAACAACGCTGCCGGTTCTTCAAGCTGTGCTGGATGATGCAGATGAAAAGCAGATCAACAATCGTGCTGTCAAACAGTGGCTTGATGACTTGAAAGATGCAATCTATGATGCGGAGGATCTGCTGAACCAAATTAGCTATGATTCTCTGCGATGCAAGGTGGAGAATGACCAATCTGCAAACAAAACTAATCAGGTTTGGAACTTCCTTTCATCTCCTTTTAAAAACATCTATGGAGAGATCAATTCCCAAATGAAGGCCATGTGTGACAGCCTGCAACTTTTTGCACAACATAAAGATATCCTTGGTTTGCAAACCAAAACTGGCAAAGTTTCTGGTAGAAACCCTTCAAGTTCATTGGTTAATGAATCTATCATGGTTGGTAGGAAGGACGATGAAGAGACAATAATGAACATGTTGCTATCAGAAAACAATACTAGCAATAATAAAATAGGTGCTGTTGCAATTTTAGGCATGGGAGGAGTCGGTAAAACGACCCTTGCACAACTTGTTTACAATGATGTAAAAGTTCAAGAGCACTTTGATCTAAAAGCCTGGGCTTGTGTATCAGatgattttgatattttgagAGTAACCAAAACTCTCCTTGAATCTGTCACTTCAAAAGCATGGGAAAGCAATAATCTTGATTTTCTTCGAGTTGAATTAAAGCAAAATTTGAGGGACAAAAGATTTTTAGTTGTGTTGGATGACTTATGGAATGACAATTATAATGATTGGGATGAACTTGTTGCTCCATTGATTAATGAAAAAAGCGGAAGTAGGGTGATCATCACAACACGCCAAGAAAAAGTTGCAAATATCGCACGCACATTTCCAATTCATAAATTAGAACCTCTATCTGATGAAGACAGTTGGTCTTTACTCTCCAAGCATGCATTTGGAGGTGAAGACTTTTGTGTTACTAAATTCTCACACCTAGAAACAATCGGGAGAAAGATTGCAAAAAAGTGTGGTGGATTGCCAATAGCTGCAAAAACAGTTGGGGGTATTTTGCGTTCAAAGGTAGATTCAACTTACTGGAAAACAATTTTGAGAAGTGATATATGGAAAATTGAGAATGATAATATTCTTCCGGCTTTGCGTTTGAGTTATCAATACCTTCCCTCTCATTTAAAAAGGTGTTTTGcctattgttcaatttttccaaGGGACCATGTACTTGATAGGAAGCAGTTGGTTTTGTTGTGGATGGCAGAAGGCTTTCTCGAACATTCTCAAGGCGAAGAAGCAGCGGAGCAAGTAGGTGATGATTACTTTGCTGAACTGTTATCCAGATCATTAATTCAACAACTTCCTGGTGATTTTAGCGTACTTCCTGGTGATTTTAGCGGACAGATGTATGTCATGCATGACCTTGTTAATGATTTAGCCACAACTGTATCTGGAAAAAGTTGTTACAGGCTCGAATATGATGGTGAAACCTCTGAAAATGTTCGCCATTTATCATATAATCAAAAAACATATGACATTTTCAAAAAGTTTAAGACTTGCTTCAAATTCAAATCTTTAAGAAGCTTCCTACCCATTGGTGGATGGGGGGGAAATTGTTTATCTAGTAAGGTGGTTATTGATTTAATACCCACACTTGGAATGTTGCGTGTGTTATCACTATCCAATTATCAAAACATCACCATGCTACCAGATTCAATTGGCAGTTTGGTACAATTGCGATATCTAGATCTCTCTTGTACTAAAATCACAAGCTTGCCTAACACAATATGCAATCTCTACAATTTGCAAACCTTGAATTTATCTCAATGTTCAAATCTCACTAAATTGCCAGAACATGTTGGAAAGTTAATCAATTTACGTCACCTTGACATTGATTTGACGAGCATAACAGAGTTGCCAAAGCAAATTGTTGAACTAGAAAACCTTCAAACTTTAACTGTTTTTGTAGTAGGCAAGCAAAATGTTGGTTTAAGTGTCAGAGAACTTGGAAGGTTTCCTAACCTACGAGGAAAATTGTTCATCAAGAACCTGCAAAATATCAATGATGTTGTGGAGGCATATGATACCAACTTGAAGAGCAAAGAACATATTGAGGAATTAACACTACAGTGGGGCATTGAAAGTGATGACTCACTTAAAGGGAAAGAAGTGCTTGATATGTTACAACCATCTGTTAACCTAAAGAAACTGAAAATTGACTTGTATGGTGGGACAAGTTTTCCAAGTTGGCTTGGAAATTCTTCATTTTCTAACATGGTCTCCCTTTGCATTGATAATTGTGCATATTGCATGACACTTCCACCATTAGGGCAACTACCTTCTCTCAAGGACCTGCAAATAACAAGAATAATGATTTTGGAGACAATTGGGCAGGAGTTATATGGCATAGTAGGAGGAGGTTCCAATTCTTCATTCCAACCATTTCCGTCTCTTGAGAAGCTGGTAATTGAGGAAATGCCAAATTGGAAGGAGTGGCTTCCTTTTCAAGACAACTTAATTCCTTTTCCTCTTCTTAAAACTCTGGTGTTATCCAAGTGTCCTAAACTTATGGGACATTTGCCTAGTCATCTGTCATCCATAGAAGCAATTGAAATACATTCTTGTGATAATCTCTTGGTAACACCATCTATTCAGCCTTGGCTCTCCTCAATAAAAAGACTTTTTATTGGGCGAGATTGGGATTTTGAAAGCAAAACTGAAAGCACCCAACGCTTATTGCTTGAGAGTGATTCTCCATGTCTGCTGCACGATAATATGATAGAGAGCTGTAATATGCTACTGTCTATTCCGAAATTGATTATAAACAACACCTGTCTTCGAGACTTGTATCTCTATGGTCTTCAGTCTCTCACTGCATTTCCAAAGAAAGGTCTACCCACTTCTTTGAAATCACTTTGTGTTCACGAATGTGACAATTTAACATTCCTACCTCCTGAAACATGGAGAAATTACACATCGCTTGTGACTCTTGAGTTACATAGAAGTTGTCATGAACTTACTTCCTTCCCATTGAACTGTTTCCCTACACTCCAATGGCTTGAAATTTCTGCATGTAGGAGTTTggaatctatttttatttcagAAACTTCTCCCTTTAGCTTGTCAACGCTACAATATCTTTATGTCTCTTCATGTGAGGCACTTAAATCACTACCTCAACGGATGGACACCCTCACTGCTCTTGAAAGTATGGCTCTCTTCAATTTTCCAAAATTGAAGTTATCATTCTTGGAACAAGCTGTCTTACCTCCCAATTTACGACGATTCATTGTAGTCAATTCTGTGAGAATAACAAAGCCTGTAACAGAGTGGGGTCTCCAAGGCCTCACTACTCTTTCAAAACTGCGCATCGGAGGTGATGATATTGTTAACATGTTTCTGAAGGAGCGCAAGCTGCCAATTTCCCTGGTTTCTCTAAACATAGAGAATCTCTCTGAAACAAAATCCATAGAAGGAAATGGACTTCGACACCTCTCCTCTCTAGAATCCCTTTGCTTTGATGGGTGTTCAGAGCTTGTTTCATTGCCAGAAAAATCTTTGCCCTCCTCACTGAAAtcactttattttaatttctgtCGAAAACTAGAGACATTGCCAGAAGACAGCCTGCCTTCTTCTCTTGAACTACTGCACATCGATGGATGCCCTTTGTTAGAAGAAAGGTATAAAACAAAGGAACATTGGTCCAACATAGCTCACATACCTGTCATAGAAATAAATGACCAAGTCACAATATGA
- the LOC123915337 gene encoding F-box/FBD/LRR-repeat protein At5g56420-like, with translation MTDRISELPDPILCHILSFLPTKFAATTSILSKRWKPVWLSVQTLNFDNKTFKGLDSLLHIMHSTIFLRDITLPIHSFCFQWNKYPSGVQQDVNQIVNFVLQRRIQNLYLRPSKYPFDAIELPLTILKCTTLKVLKLKNITVGDISQNMDIHLPILKTFHLNKVRFVCHDHNIEKLLLGCPILEDLVIKNTCPLKDLNHLPSLATLKALPNLIKARIREFDIPMTMISKAKILHLDLIVTCHPWHHLFQTTPMFQSLTHLEINFKVIDWNVVLRWIWLLRRLKYFPKLQNLIIQDTKAPEDRNKKYWEVPPIVPECLSSQLKTCCITGYRGTKNDLKFAKYILENSKVLDTMIINSISSIDKYLMLVKLSSCTKGSTTCNLIFD, from the exons ATGACAGATAGAATCAGCGAGTTGCCGGATCCAATTCTGTGTCACATCCTCTCCTTTCTCCCAACCAAATTCGCTGCAACCACAAGCATTCTCTCCAAGAGATGGAAACCAGTGTGGCTCTCAGTTCAGACTCTCAACTTCGACAACAAAACCTTCAAGGGTCTGGATTCCTTACTCCATATTATGCACTCAACCATATTTTTGCGAGACATCACACTACCTATCCATTCGTTTTGCTTTCAATGGAATAAATATCCTAGTGGTGTCCAACAGGATGTCAATCAAATTGTTAACTTTGTACTGCAACGACGAATACAAAACCTCTACCTTCGCCCCTCTAAATATCCTTTCGATGCTATTGAATTACCTCTTACCATTCTCAAATGTACAACACTAAAAGTTCTTAAGTTGAAAAACATAACCGTGGGAGATATTTCTCAAAACATGGATATACATTTACCTATCCTTAAAACTTTTCATTTGAACAAAGTTAGGTTTGTATGTCATGATCACAATATTGAGAAGCTTTTATTAGGATGTCCTATTCTTGAGGATTTGGTAATCAAAAATACTTGTCCTTTGAAAGACCTGAATCATCTTCCTTCCCTAGCAACCTTAAAGGCCTTACCTAATTTGATCAAAGCAAGGATACGTGAATTTGATATTCCAATGACTATGATTTCTAAGGCAAAGATTTTGCATCTAGATCTG ATCGTGACATGTCACCCTTGGCATCACTTGTTCCAAACTACTCCCATGTTTCAAAGTTTAACTCACTTGGAGATTAACTTTAAAGTTATAGATTGGAATGTGGTGTTGAGGTGGATCTGGTTGCTAAGAAGGCTCAAATATTTTCCTAAACTTCAAAATCTCATCATTCAG GACACTAAGGCTCCAGAAGATAGGAATAAGAAATATTGGGAAGTTCCGCCAATTGTTCCGGAATGTCTTTCATCACAACTCAAAACATGTTGCATTACAGGTTACAGAGGCACGAAAAACGATCTCAAAtttgcaaaatatattttagagaattCAAAAGTGTTGGACACTATGATAATTAATAGTATAAGTTCCATAGATAAGTACCTAATGCTAGTGAAATTATCTTCATGCACAAAGGGCTCTACAACATGTAACCTTATATTTGATTGA